A single Sporosarcina sp. FSL W8-0480 DNA region contains:
- a CDS encoding amino acid adenylation domain-containing protein, with the protein MTNKKNIQSIYQLSPLQEGILFEKLRDPENSSYFIQNAFTLKGKVNETYIRQAISLLSIKYDTLRTAIVIAKSTGKPWQVVLKDREIEIQKEVIKDQPLDKRTELIKSIKAADIERDFNLESDSLLRVTLIEASSDEWIILWSAHHILIDGWCNSIIIGDFFRLYELLEEGLHYNDLKEKVAVEKAEVGSYGDFIKWLQAQDHNQAEEYWRNLLVDYDTVAGIIPLEDKPAPSEGNCVIHSMTLESSEKVKEFAKSHRMTLNRIVETAWGILLQKYNNSNDVVFGKVVSGRDGRVKNIERAIGLFINTIPVRIRCERDTTVLDLLKDMDNQAIASQAYEYFALSEIQKQSPIQGQLFDTLFVFENYYVSNSELDTSFDFEIVGESGREETNYDICIGVDAQDRIVFDILYDTKKFSEYEIKLILERLDHLILEMINNPGKAIGHLNLIDENEQEMVVKQFNQSESLDELYSSETIIEHFERQVVKTPDNIALVYEDEELTYDELNRKANSLSHKLRELGVGRNDIVAILSERNLEMMIGIYGVMKSGGAYGPIDISFPKDRINFILNDYSPKVILLGKGVDAPEGDYVCLHLFSEDAYSGCEENPVKINEKEDLIYLTSTSGTSGKPKSVMVEHAGATSYVRSFADEFNISEETVALQHTAYNFDTIVEEVYPVHIRGGKVVLYNEERITDINKACDYMDEHEVTLISCSTLLLKEFNQGRIPKTVNLYLNGGDTLKYSYIDNLLEHANVGNTFGSTEQTVCAAFYHVPKDQTGTIQAGKPIVGRTAYICQDEQICGIGIPGELCITGSGVSRGYLNSEELTKEKFVDNPFGEGKMYRSGDLVRWLPDGNIEYLGRIDNQVKIRGYRVELQEIEEVFNKQAGIKETVVIAKEIDEGNQALCAYVVMDEENATDIVTVKAGVRKELPEYMIPAYVMEIAEIPLTVNGKIDKKALPAIELERHVEYIAPRNSVEETLCKLFEEVLGIDQVGIKDNFFELGGDSIKAIRFTTLCRNVDYALSIKKLMKNGTVLELAKALMDEGQEDGHEKVDYSSELDINKKIADAKIHYKDFLEELDSYGDSIVRGNSVGEYEPSLSQQIFLEDTIGGGSSGRFILEGEYTVSELERAILRVIAEQSVLRTRYDQEKNLFIESEISTNHRIPVVDISGSNQKDTQVVYSLVEKFGLDTKNLFEGPLLNKICIIKATHNKYVVYIFIHHALWDMTSSSIFERRINQLLKEPELIHRKIEDHFYSQHVKNETAVKGSSELKFNEFVNAAQNMDLLYKNKSKMTVFKKKFDESNVDHTVMTNQLLATLSLLEAIILQEETMKAVDKIPVIILHHGRNASNSRTLGLFQEAKLFTIDLAERNRFEKISELLANSPELCLGIRDLNREQENWLIENGSKIPSVNAVTSYGDDSGITAESTLDMNARKIIDTSSGKLPINVRCQFTDDGVVIVATGFENREEQVMEAMDKIILHGYRMVEV; encoded by the coding sequence ATGACTAATAAAAAGAACATTCAAAGCATCTATCAATTATCTCCCCTTCAAGAGGGCATATTATTTGAGAAACTGAGAGATCCCGAGAACTCCAGTTACTTTATCCAAAATGCATTTACATTAAAGGGGAAGGTCAATGAGACGTACATTAGACAAGCTATTTCTCTCCTTTCTATAAAATATGACACCTTACGAACGGCGATTGTTATAGCAAAGTCTACCGGTAAGCCCTGGCAAGTAGTGTTGAAAGATAGGGAAATTGAAATTCAAAAAGAAGTCATTAAAGACCAACCTTTAGATAAAAGAACAGAGTTAATAAAATCCATTAAAGCTGCAGACATTGAAAGGGATTTCAATCTCGAAAGCGATAGCTTACTCCGTGTAACCCTTATAGAGGCAAGCAGTGATGAGTGGATTATACTATGGAGCGCCCATCATATTCTTATAGATGGTTGGTGTAATTCGATTATCATAGGTGATTTCTTTAGGCTCTATGAATTGCTTGAAGAAGGATTGCATTACAACGATTTAAAGGAAAAAGTTGCTGTAGAAAAAGCCGAAGTTGGTTCTTATGGCGACTTTATAAAATGGTTGCAAGCTCAAGACCATAATCAGGCGGAAGAATATTGGAGAAATCTTTTAGTCGACTATGATACTGTTGCTGGCATTATCCCCTTAGAGGATAAGCCAGCCCCTTCTGAGGGGAACTGTGTAATCCATTCAATGACTCTTGAAAGTAGCGAGAAAGTTAAAGAGTTCGCAAAGAGTCATAGGATGACATTAAATCGAATCGTAGAAACCGCTTGGGGTATTTTGCTGCAAAAATATAATAATAGCAATGATGTTGTATTTGGGAAAGTCGTTTCGGGGCGAGATGGCAGGGTTAAAAACATTGAGCGTGCAATCGGGTTATTTATAAATACGATTCCAGTCCGTATCCGATGCGAGAGGGACACAACGGTATTGGACCTATTAAAGGATATGGATAATCAAGCTATAGCAAGCCAAGCGTATGAATATTTTGCCCTCAGTGAAATCCAAAAACAAAGTCCCATACAAGGACAACTTTTCGATACCTTATTTGTATTTGAAAACTATTATGTCTCAAATTCAGAGCTGGACACATCATTTGATTTTGAAATTGTCGGGGAATCTGGGAGAGAAGAAACTAACTACGATATTTGTATAGGTGTAGATGCGCAAGATCGTATAGTGTTCGATATTTTATACGATACTAAGAAGTTTTCGGAATACGAGATAAAACTTATATTAGAGAGACTTGATCATTTAATCTTAGAAATGATAAACAATCCGGGCAAGGCTATCGGCCATCTGAACTTAATCGATGAAAACGAACAGGAAATGGTTGTAAAGCAATTCAACCAAAGTGAATCTTTAGATGAGTTGTATTCAAGCGAAACGATAATTGAGCATTTTGAAAGGCAAGTTGTTAAAACACCTGACAACATCGCACTCGTCTACGAAGATGAAGAACTCACTTACGATGAACTAAATAGAAAAGCCAATTCACTATCTCATAAATTGAGGGAATTAGGCGTCGGCAGAAATGACATAGTGGCAATACTTTCTGAAAGAAATCTTGAAATGATGATAGGAATTTATGGCGTCATGAAATCCGGTGGAGCCTATGGACCAATTGATATAAGCTTCCCGAAAGACCGGATAAACTTCATCTTAAACGACTATTCCCCGAAAGTGATTCTTTTAGGGAAAGGGGTAGACGCCCCGGAGGGAGACTATGTTTGTTTACACCTGTTTTCCGAAGATGCGTATAGCGGTTGTGAAGAGAACCCGGTAAAGATCAATGAAAAAGAGGACTTGATCTATTTAACGTCGACATCAGGAACGAGTGGAAAACCAAAAAGCGTCATGGTCGAGCATGCAGGCGCCACCTCTTATGTACGATCTTTTGCAGATGAATTTAACATCTCTGAAGAAACAGTAGCGCTCCAGCATACGGCCTATAACTTCGACACCATCGTTGAAGAAGTGTATCCAGTCCATATTAGAGGTGGAAAAGTAGTTCTTTATAATGAGGAGCGAATTACGGATATAAACAAAGCATGTGATTATATGGACGAGCATGAAGTGACGTTAATCAGTTGTTCCACTCTGTTATTGAAGGAGTTCAATCAAGGACGAATTCCTAAAACTGTAAATCTCTATTTAAATGGCGGAGATACACTCAAATACAGCTATATCGATAATTTATTGGAACATGCCAATGTGGGTAATACGTTCGGTTCAACCGAGCAAACGGTATGCGCTGCATTCTATCATGTACCGAAGGATCAAACAGGCACTATCCAAGCAGGGAAGCCGATAGTGGGACGGACTGCATATATTTGCCAAGACGAACAAATCTGCGGCATCGGTATTCCGGGAGAATTATGTATTACAGGATCCGGCGTCAGCAGAGGCTATTTAAATAGTGAGGAACTGACGAAGGAGAAGTTTGTCGATAATCCTTTTGGCGAAGGCAAAATGTATAGGAGTGGAGATTTGGTAAGATGGCTGCCGGACGGAAACATCGAGTACTTAGGTAGAATCGATAACCAAGTGAAAATCCGGGGCTATCGCGTTGAACTGCAGGAGATAGAGGAAGTTTTCAACAAGCAAGCAGGCATAAAGGAAACTGTTGTCATCGCAAAGGAAATAGACGAAGGAAATCAAGCCTTATGCGCTTATGTTGTGATGGACGAAGAAAACGCGACGGATATAGTTACGGTAAAAGCAGGTGTACGGAAAGAATTACCTGAGTACATGATACCGGCCTATGTAATGGAAATAGCCGAGATTCCTTTAACTGTTAACGGGAAAATTGATAAAAAAGCATTGCCAGCAATCGAATTGGAAAGGCATGTGGAATACATTGCTCCAAGAAATTCGGTTGAGGAAACTCTTTGTAAACTGTTTGAAGAAGTCTTAGGAATTGATCAGGTTGGCATTAAAGACAATTTCTTTGAATTAGGCGGAGATTCCATAAAGGCCATCAGGTTTACTACTTTATGTAGGAATGTGGATTATGCTCTATCGATAAAAAAACTTATGAAAAACGGGACTGTACTTGAATTGGCGAAAGCCTTGATGGATGAAGGACAAGAAGATGGACATGAGAAGGTTGATTATTCATCTGAATTGGATATAAACAAGAAAATCGCGGATGCCAAAATCCATTATAAAGATTTCCTTGAGGAATTGGATTCATATGGTGATTCAATCGTTAGAGGAAATAGTGTCGGGGAGTATGAACCTTCTTTATCCCAACAAATCTTTCTTGAAGATACCATTGGTGGGGGCTCAAGCGGACGTTTTATCCTTGAAGGCGAATATACAGTGAGTGAACTTGAAAGGGCAATTTTAAGGGTTATAGCAGAACAGTCTGTTTTAAGGACCCGCTATGATCAGGAAAAGAACTTATTCATTGAAAGTGAAATTTCAACGAATCACAGGATTCCAGTAGTAGACATTAGTGGAAGTAATCAAAAAGACACTCAAGTCGTCTATTCGCTTGTCGAGAAGTTCGGGTTAGACACGAAGAACTTGTTTGAGGGACCTTTGCTGAATAAGATTTGCATCATCAAGGCTACCCATAACAAATATGTCGTTTATATTTTTATCCACCATGCTTTATGGGATATGACTTCTTCCTCAATTTTTGAGCGTAGGATAAATCAATTATTAAAAGAACCGGAATTAATTCACCGGAAAATAGAGGATCATTTCTATTCACAACATGTGAAGAATGAAACTGCAGTAAAAGGATCAAGTGAATTGAAATTCAATGAATTCGTGAATGCAGCTCAAAATATGGACTTGCTCTATAAGAATAAAAGCAAAATGACTGTCTTTAAAAAGAAGTTCGATGAAAGCAATGTAGATCATACAGTAATGACTAATCAATTGCTTGCAACACTTTCATTGCTTGAAGCAATCATACTTCAAGAAGAAACGATGAAGGCAGTCGATAAAATACCTGTGATTATTTTACATCATGGTAGAAACGCTTCGAATAGTAGGACGCTTGGTCTTTTCCAAGAAGCGAAATTATTCACCATTGATTTAGCTGAAAGAAACAGGTTTGAGAAGATAAGTGAACTACTTGCCAACTCACCGGAACTTTGTTTAGGAATAAGAGATTTAAATCGCGAACAGGAAAACTGGCTAATAGAAAATGGAAGCAAAATACCTAGCGTCAATGCAGTGACAAGCTATGGTGATGATTCAGGAATCACGGCAGAAAGTACTTTAGATATGAATGCAAGGAAGATAATAGATACGTCGAGTGGTAAGTTGCCGATAAATGTGAGATGCCAGTTTACAGATGATGGTGTGGTGATCGTTGCAACAGGATTTGAAAATAGGGAAGAGCAAGTAATGGAAGCTATGGACAAAATAATACTTCATGGATACAGGATGGTAGAGGTATAG